The DNA segment TGttaatgcttttttttatctttcattaCTGTGTTTGCCATTAATCCATAATTATTGTTCATAATACCAGAGATAAAACCACCAGCATGTCTGCTCTGAATACCTCCTATTTACGTCCAAAAGAATTTATTCTGATTGGATTTTTAGGAATGGAGAGCTACCAGACTTGGATTTCTATTCCATTTTGTGTCATGTATGTTTTAGCTCTTGCAGCTAACGTGTTGATCATCTATACTGTAAAAGTTAATCACAATTTGCATAATCCTATGTTTGTATTACTTGCAACCCTGTCACTTATCGATCTTGCTATGTGCTGTTTAACCACACagattttaaagatattttggtTTAATGAGAGAGCTATTGCTTTTGAAGCCTGCTTGTTTCAGATGTTCTGTGTTCACTTTTTTTCATCGCTAGAATCTTCAATACTTGCTATTATGGCTTATGACAGATATGTTGCTATTTACAATCCCTTGCGATATATGTCAATTTTATCATACAGATTTTTAGCTAAAATGATTCTATGTCATTTTCTGAGAAATCTTATCTTAATAGGCTTACTACCAATCTTAGCCACCAGGTTGCCTTTCTGTTCATCTAATGTCATCCCACATTGCTACTGTGATCATATGGGTATTTTAAAATTAGCATGTACAGATACATCTATGAATAGTTACCTAGGCCTTTTTGAAATTGCCTCTATATTTGGATTGGATgccattttcattatatttagttATGTATTGATTCTGAGATCTGTTCTAAAAGTTGGCTCAAAGGAGGCATTTCGTAAAGCACTAAACACGTGTGGttctcatttatttgtaattttgtatttttatacaacTTTACTATTTAGTCTTTTAGTTTATCGGACTGGCATGAAGGTTGTCCCTGAAATCCacattatgttttctgttttatatctTCTTGTACCACCAGTATTGAATCCCCTTGTTTATGCCATCAGAACAAAGGAAATCCGTCGTGctatttttaaaagttgttttaaataaaagcaaccACTCCAGAACACAGTctgcaaaatgttaaaatatttattttctaaataaggcTGTTTTAAATCTATCTCACCCTGCAATTACTACAGCTCAGAAAGTCGTACTTTACCTGTATCCTGTAATGCAAAGGAGGATTAATCaaagtaatgaaaaaatgaaCCTTTAAATTTAAGTTATCTGCTTCTTCTGCGATTCATTcacattcttttttgttatttgctcATCCCACTTAAGTGTTTTGAGAGTTTATCCTGTTGTACATATGGTTGGCTCTGAATAGGATGTGGCtccaaagggaacatcaatcataATTAAAGTTTATATTATTAATGTGTGTTTACTATCAGAACCCGTACTTGCCATTCTGCCACCCTACAAATTAGAAACATCAGAGCCAATAGACAATCTACTAATTAATTAAACACTAGGCCTGAGTGTCCAGTcactcagagcaatctgattggccagtttggctttggtgtggttGGTCAGTTTGGTGACATGAAGAAtgtggaagtgtgagtgtgagacacaaggAGGAGAGTAGAGatgcatgctgagagagtcgtcTTTGAAGACAGaaaatataagaaaggacaggaggtgagaaagatgcctttaaaaaaattacagtttgAGAAGCAAATTTTACAAGAATATGTTTGAGAAAGATAACGGTGGTGAAGACAGGTTCAGATACATGTGAATATTGAGGAAAAGTGCTGAaagtacacgtagggcaagacagaaaatattttaaaattattctattacttgtctttgACAGGCTAGTAACACATAAAAGAGTAAATATTGTGGTATGATGGCACttccactttaaaaaactactaaagtATGCTCTAGGATGGCTCGAGACCCACAGGATTTATCTAGCTTTAATAAGAGGTCACTactgtacaacatttttaaacaaataaaaaaacaaatacattaaagGTATTATTACATTAATTAACATTTTCTTTCTGAAGTGTGTGCACTGGACCTTCATTGCTGCAAAAATCTTAACGATATCTTCTATCTGGATTTTCTGCTGCAGTTCACACTGTCTCACCCCACTGATCAGAACTGGCACCACTACCATAAAGTTGTGGTTAGAGAGCAGAGCTGGCATCGGTGCGTTCTTTAGCCATTCAACCTAATAAGAGAAAGCTTTCTAGGATAACTGGCTTTGCTAAATAGTTTCTAATAAGTTGCAAAATAGTTAAAGTGCTACATTTGGTTGCTGCTGTCTTTACAGAAGTGCTGTTCTAGGTAATCTCTTATTTTGCTGATTTGGGTAGGGCAACCCGGATTATTATGAGCAAATATTAATATGACtgataacaaaagaaaatgtttttttatttgatgtagCAATAGTTCATGGAAAGTTATACATTGATTTTGTAATGGGTGTATTGTATGCTTTATGTTATCGTCTAAAAAAGAACTACTGTATTGACAATGTGTTACAGCAAGACAGATGAATTTATGGAATTATGAAATGCTTAGAAActtcaaaaatgcttttaaaattcaaaatcttttttctatatatttcagaaaacaaaatgaaatcataGACTAAAAAGCATGTTGCACAACAATTTTTGGTGTGATTATTTGACTTGATATTATAACAATACAATGTGACATTGTCAGACTCATTGACTCAATCTGAGGGTCGCATGGACCAGAGCCTGGATATCAGGTCATTGTAGGGTCCATGCTCACTTGTACAGGAGACAGTTTGGGACCATCTAATCTGCACACCTTTGGTGAAGTTGGAGGAAGACCGGAATACATTGAGGAAAACCGCTGCAGACATGGGGAGCACATGCAAATGGATGTGGGGAAAGGCCAAGCACAGAATTAACCTGAGGCCACTCTATTTGTGATGCAGAGTCTCTGCCCTACTATGCTTCCTTgccacttattattattattagcgatggttcctgtcttgcttGTTGTCTTGTTGTAGGATTATCTTCCCTTCCCAATGCTCCAACGAAAAGCAAAAAACTGTTGGTAATGGAAGGACGGACAGAACAACGTTCCTGCATGTTGAATCAcaagtatattttgttttttaaatagaaaactattaaaaagcaaatattacatttctcacttgattaaaaaaattgtgaaaaaatttcATCATGCACTTGGCTACATAATGAATAATGTTCTCTtgaattaaaaatacagcaaaaagacTGAATTTGTGTAATTGCGCTGCAAGCTTATAATTGAGAAATATTTCTTAATAGGtgtttttaaaaaagaagtttacaAGGGTGGATAAAAGTGTGTTTTACTTCATCTGACTCTGTACaatgtttttcttgtatatatttatttgctattttttaaagaaaatgatataattacaaaaaaaaatgtttggcatTGTAAAAGTAatatgggaaaaaagaaaagttttcatGAGCTACTTTCTTAGCTAAACCATGAACAATTTGTAGTATTGTAAATAAGTGTTTTGTACTCCATTAGAATGTATATAAACATTTTGAATCCAAAGTAAACATATATTGTATGTTCCGTGCatgtttcttctgtttatttcatATGAGTAACaaacaagaaatttaaaaaataaattatataaataataagatACTGGAGGATTAAAATGTTCCTCTGGATGTTAGAGATTTTTACAAAATGACAGAACAGAAGTATAAAATTAGATATAAGAGATCAAAAATTTAAATGCTGGCCACTTTCCACTTCAATTAATGATATAAGATCCTTCCTATTAACCATACCTTATTGTTTTCATTATAAATAAGCTTCAAATGATTTTATAACATTATTAATTAAAGTGATTTGATTGTACTCATGACAGGAAAGTGAGGCAAGTTGCATGTGAAGTCAAATCAGCTACTATATAGAAAAACAAATGAGGGCTGAAAACTGTGTCAAACATCAGAGTACACAATCTCTGCGATTAAACTGAATCTGAAGATCATCTGTTATTTCACAACACTCTTCAATTAATATTTTGTGACATCATTGACACTATAAATGTATAAGTACCAGAAATGTCCACAAATGTTTCTGCATACTTCTTCTGGAGGATGCACTTCTGATAAAAAAGCAATTAGACAGTTTCAGAACTTAATACAGTAATTTGCAAGCAGTAATCTCTCTTTACTGACAATGTACTATAAGCTTGAATATAAATTACATAAGGCCAGTTAAAACTACCTAAAGCGTTACTCAGGCAAACTGCTGTTTTATGATATAGAGATTACTGGTTGGTTTATGACAAACACTAACATACACATTGACTTATTGATTCCTTAGATGTGCTAAAAACACAAAAGGCATTAATGTTTCACTGCAAGAAACAAATATTTCATcaagggttggtttctgcttAGGAGAACCCCATCAAATTTGGGATATAATCTGTCTCcctattacatacagtatgtcatggtGATTAGACCCGTGATTTTGGCTTCTGAAAGCTTAGAAGTTCTGTAAGAAATAGGGGTTTAATTGATAACTCAGTTAATTGATTATCAGTTTTGCTTTTGTCTATACTGGTAATTATTAAACACCATTAACAAAACACTCACAATGGGGGATGCCAATAAATACCAGTATAGGCTGAGTGAGGGATTTCTGTTTTAGCTTCGAGTTACATTTAAcactttcactttttctgttgtgGTTTGACAACAAGACAACAGACTTTTACCATACAAgcttattgcaataaacaaaataatttataatatgaGAATAATGGAAGATGTGTATattcaagtatatacagtacataaacatatatgtatatagtatatatacacatagaagAATGACAAACAaagcaaagcataaaattataaatacttAGTGGAACTATTTCTTTCCTTTAGAAAAAGACACATAATGTATGAATTGTGATCTTTTAACTCATGTGATTAAGATGGATACGTTCATTAGCCAGCTATGAATCTTCTGTTTACCTTCACCATGGTGTTCATTTACTCACAGATAATCTGTGATGGCTTACCTATCTCCACACGGCATTTTCTGTGGGTGTGCGTGCAAGTTGTTGATCTACACTTTCTAACTGGATTTAAGGAGAAACTTGTAGCAGCTAGAACTTGTCCTTCACAAAGTTATTACTTTTCACTTACAGTGACACCAATGCCATAATAAATTAGCTGGCTTTGTCCTAAATACTAGgttacaattaatagttctcagaatcaaagtagGTGTACTTATAGTTCTGTTGTAAGAGCTTCTTTGTTCCTGTCTTTCTCAGCTTTCTCCAGACACATGTAAACATCTTCAGTGCACTTTTTGTAGCGTTTTTCACCTTGGTAGAACCGTTTTGGTGTAGGCAGTACCGCCGTTTTATTTTGAGGTTCAAATACACTGTGTCCATGCCATTCTTGCTATCAAAATCACATATCCTGGGCAAAAACTAATGAGTCATTTACCATTTTCAGCAAGACAAGCATGTGGCTT comes from the Erpetoichthys calabaricus chromosome 4, fErpCal1.3, whole genome shotgun sequence genome and includes:
- the LOC114651059 gene encoding olfactory receptor 51I2-like gives rise to the protein MSALNTSYLRPKEFILIGFLGMESYQTWISIPFCVMYVLALAANVLIIYTVKVNHNLHNPMFVLLATLSLIDLAMCCLTTQILKIFWFNERAIAFEACLFQMFCVHFFSSLESSILAIMAYDRYVAIYNPLRYMSILSYRFLAKMILCHFLRNLILIGLLPILATRLPFCSSNVIPHCYCDHMGILKLACTDTSMNSYLGLFEIASIFGLDAIFIIFSYVLILRSVLKVGSKEAFRKALNTCGSHLFVILYFYTTLLFSLLVYRTGMKVVPEIHIMFSVLYLLVPPVLNPLVYAIRTKEIRRAIFKSCFK